A DNA window from Aspergillus nidulans FGSC A4 chromosome I contains the following coding sequences:
- a CDS encoding uncharacterized protein (transcript_id=CADANIAT00007358), which translates to MRHGYKAGELALLTPATARSKSALAEGVLKEEGAMKLGSPKKPRESCRGQGGNRWGARKEPMIHDDYLNCHWVFRSSSWVVSR; encoded by the exons ATGCGTCATGGTTATAAGGCTGGGGAGTTAGCATTACTAACTCCGGCCACGGCAAG ATCAAAGAGTGCCCTAGCCGAGggggtgctgaaggaggaaggagcCATGAAGCTTGGAAGCCCGAAGAAACCACGAGAGAGCTGCCGTGGTCAGGGCGGCAACCGGTGGGGGGCGAGAAAGGAGCCCATGATTCATGATGACTACCTGAACTGCCATTGGGTGTTTAGGTCATCCTCGTGGGTCGTTTCTAGATAG
- the atrF gene encoding ABC drug exporter AtrF (transcript_id=CADANIAT00007359), with protein sequence MADNAHLTQLPTVTGEEPSDSTMVSGTSSDTDASSEGQWGEQGTEPVSRRGAMEDYEEMRRELTRLSLQRTKSTTKDAHRLRSRASQHQDPEKALQEEDLEKEGESEYGGFDLTDFLMGGHLERRTTAGDPAKKVGVVFKNLTVKGVQTGASFVRTLPDAVIGTFGPDLYNIICRFVPQLRFGKKPPVRDLIHDFTGTVREGEMMLVLGRPGAGCSTFLKAIANDRGAFAAVEGDVSYGGLSAAEQDRHYRGEVNYNQEDDQHFPNLTVWQTLKFSLINKTKKNDKESIPIIIDALLKMFGITHTKNTLVGNEYVRGVSGGERKRVSIAETLATKSSVVCWDNSTRGLDASTALDYAKSLRIMTDVSKRTTLVTLYQAGESIYELMDKVLVIDSGRMLFQGPAHYARQYFVNLGFYCPEQSTTADFLTSLCDPNARQFQEGREASTPKTPEELEAAFRQSEYYKLIQNEVQAYEDQLHDTNCADTQRFQKTVQSSKSKTVSKKSPYTVSIARQVAACVRREFWLLWGDKTSLYTKYFIIISNAFIVSSLFYGEAMNTNGAFPRGGALFFSILFLGWLQLTELMPAVSGRAIVARHKDYAFYRPSAVAIARVVVDFPAILCMCIPFTIVVYFLAGLDATASKFWIYFLFVYTTTFCITSMYRMFAALSPTIDDAVRFSGIALNVLVLFVGYVIPKQGLIDGSIWFGWLFYVNPLSYSYESVLSNEFSDRVMACDPSMLVPQGPGVSPEYQGCALTGSKLGSTDVAGSDYLSTTFQFTRHHLWRNFGVVIAFTVLYLLVTVIATETLSFVGGGDGALVFKRSSNAKQIKAATEKPNDEENGQGDAVTQSGGNNEAAFNRISSSERVFTWDNVEFTVPYGNGTRKLLNGVSGYAKPGLMIALMGASGAGKTTLLNTLAQRQTTGVISGDMFVDGRPLSTDFQRGTGFCEQMDLHDATATIREALEFSALLRQDRNIPREEKIAYVKQIIDLLELEEIQDAIIGSLNVEQKKRVTIGVELAAKPSLLLFLDEPTSGLDSQAAFSIVRFLKKLSQAGQAIVCTIHQPSSMLIQQFDMILALNPGGNTFYFGPVGKDGKDVIKYFADRGAVCPPAKNVAEFILETAAKPIKRDGKTVDWNEEWRTSEQSRQVKEEIERIYKERRDATANEDQSAQYEFAAPTWLQCYLLTRRVFTQYWRDPSYYYGKLFTSVIIGIFNGFTFWMLDNSIASMQNRMFSLFLIILLPPIFLNSTLPKFYMNRALWEAREYPSRIYGWVAFCTANVVAEIPAAIISATVYFLLWYFAVGFPVTASASGYVFLMTMLFFLFMASWGQWICAFAPSFTVISNVLPFFFVMTGLFNGVVRPYDDYPVFWKYWMYYVNPVTWWIRGAISAIFPSVEITCAATEATHFNPPPGSTCSDYASNFVNNIAGAGYLANPDATSDCQYCPYENGTQYMSTLNVRPDDKWHSFGIFLAFVIINWVLVYFFIYTVRVRKWSFGMGSLFGGIGAVLSGIKNVFAKKN encoded by the coding sequence atggccgacaaTGCTCATCTCACCCAACTCCCTACGGTCACGGGCGAAGAACCGTCAGACAGCACGATGGTGTCCGGCACTAGCAGCGACACTGATGCCTCGTCTGAGGGCCAGTGGGGAGAGCAGGGCACAGAGCCCGTCTCTCGGCGCGGTGCCATGGAGGACTATGAAGAGATGCGCAGGGAATTGACCCGATTGAGTTTGCAGCGAACCAAGTCGACAACCAAAGACGCTCATCGATTGCGGTCCCGCGCCAGCCAGCACCAGGATCCCGAAAAGGCGCtccaggaggaggatctcgagaAGGAGGGCGAAAGCGAGTATGGTGGTTTTGACTTGACGGATTTCCTCATGGGCGGTCATCTTGAACGGCGTACCACCGCAGGAGACCCGGCGAAGAAAGTGGGCGTTGTCTTCAAGAACCTTACGGTCAAGGGCGTTCAGACCGGCGCTTCTTTTGTTCGAACGCTTCCTGATGCCGTCATTGGAACCTTTGGACCGGATCTATACAACATCATCTGCCGCTTTGTGCCTCAGCTGCGGTTTGGGAAGAAGCCGCCTGTGCGTGACCTGATCCATGACTTTACCGGCACTGTCCGTGAAGGAgagatgatgctggtgcTTGGTCGCCCAGGAGCCGGTTGTTCAACTTTCCTCAAGGCCATTGCTAACGACCGCggtgcttttgctgctgttgaagGTGATGTCAGCTACGGTGGTCTCAgcgctgctgagcaggatAGGCACTACCGTGGAGAGGTCAACTACAACCAGGAAGACGACCAGCACTTTCCAAACCTGACTGTCTGGCAGACGCTCAAGTTCTCTTTGATTaacaagaccaagaagaacGACAAGGAAAGCATTCCGATTATCATTGATGCCCTGCTGAAAATGTTCGGTATCACCCACACGAAGAACACCCTTGTCGGGAACGAGTACGTCCGCGGTGTCTCTGGTGGAGAGAGGAAGCGTGTCAGTATCGCTGAAACCCTAGCTACCAAGTCGTCCGTCGTCTGCTGGGACAACTCCACTCGCGGTCTCGATGCTAGCACTGCCCTGGACTACGCCAAGTCTCTCCGTATCATGACCGACGTCAGCAAACGCACTACCTTGGTGACTTTGTACCAGGCTGGTGAGAGTATTTACGAGCTGATGGATAAGGTGCTCGTCATCGACTCTGGCCGCATGCTATTCCAAGGCCCTGCACACTACGCCCGACAATACTTCGTCAACCTTGGCTTCTACTGCCCTGAGCAGTCGACAACGGCCGACTTCCTGACATCGCTTTGCGACCCTAACGCCCGTCAGTTTCAGGAAGGCCGCGAGGCATCGACACCGAAGACTCCCGAGGAACTTGAGGCTGCTTTCCGGCAGAGCGAGTACTACAAGCTTATTCAGAACGAAGTTCAGGCCTACGAGGATCAGCTCCACGACACGAACTGTGCCGATACCCAACGCTTTCAGAAGACTGTCCAATCGTCTAAGAGTAAGACTGTCTCGAAGAAGTCCCCTTATACTGTCTCTATCGCCCGCCAGGTGGCTGCTTGCGTGCGTCGCGAgttctggcttctctgggGTGACAAGACTTCTCTCTACACCAAGTACTTTATAATCATCTCGAACGCCTTCATTGTCTCTTCCCTATTCTATGGCGAGGCGATGAACACCAATGGTGCCTTCCCTCGTGGTGGcgctcttttcttctcgattctcttccttggtTGGCTGCAGTTGACTGAACTGATGCCTGCGGTTTCCGGACGTGCTATTGTCGCGCGACACAAAGACTATGCTTTCTATCGACCGTCCGCCGTTGCAATTGCCCGCGTGGTTGTCGACTTCCCGGCTATCCTCTGCATGTGTATACCGTTTACCATCGTCGTCTATTTCCTTGCTGGTCTCGATGCTACGGCTTCCAAGTTCTGGATTTACTTCCTGTTCGTGTATACCACAACCTTCTGCATCACGTCTATGTATCGCATGTTCGCCGCGCTGTCCCCGACTATTGACGATGCCGTCCGGTTTTCTGGTATTGCTTTGAACGTTCTGGTCTTGTTCGTCGGTTATGTCATTCCGAAGCAAGGTCTCATTGATGGCTCGATTTGGTTCGGATGGCTGTTCTATGTCAACCCGCTATCGTACAGTTATGAGTCTGTCTTGTCCAATGAGTTCTCTGACCGAGTCATGGCCTGCGATCCTTCTATGCTGGTCCCGCAAGGTCCTGGCGTTAGCCCCGAGTACCAGGGTTGCGCTCTCACCGGATCCAAGCTCGGCTCAACCGACGTTGCAGGAAGCGATTACTTGAGTACAACATTCCAGTTCACGCGTCACCACCTCTGGCGCAACTTTGGTGTTGTCATCGCTTTTACTGTTTTGTACCTGCTGGTCACTGTCATCGCCACGGAGACTCTGTCTTTTGTCGGTGGCGGTGACGGTGCCCTGGTTTTCAAGCGTTCCAGTAATGCTAAACAAATCAAAGCTGCCACGGAAAAGCCCAACGACGAAGAAAACGGCCAGGGCGATGCAGTGACGCAGTCTGGAGGCAACAATGAAGCCGCTTTCAATCGTATTTCTTCTAGTGAGCGCGTCTTCACCTGGGACAACGTCGAATTCACGGTTCCTTATGGAAATGGGACTCGAAAGCTGCTCAACGGTGTCAGTGGTTATGCGAAGCCCGGACTAATGATTGCGTTGATGGGCGCCTCGGGAGCTGGAAAAACGACTCTTCTTAACACCTTGGCTCAGCGCCAGACTACTGGCGTAATTTCAGGCGATATGTTCGTGGACGGCCGCCCTCTCAGCACTGATTTTCAGCGGGGCACTGGTTTTTGTGAACAGATGGACTTGCACGACGCAACTGCTACGATCCGCGAGGCTCTTGAATTCTCGGCTCTGCTTCGTCAGGACCGCAACATTCCCCGTGAGGAGAAGATTGCGTACGTGAAACAGATCATCGACCTTTTGGAACTAGAAGAAATTCAAGACGCCATCATCGGCTCACTCAATgtcgagcagaagaagcgcgtCACCATTGGTGTCGAATTGGCGGCGAAGCCTAGCcttttgctcttccttgACGAACCTACCAGTGGTCTGGACAGCCAGGCTGCGTTCTCGATTGTTCGCTTTTTGAAGAAACTGTCTCAAGCTGGGCAGGCCATTGTCTGCACCATCCACCAGCCCTCCTCCATGCTGATTCAGCAATTTGACATGATTCTCGCCCTCAATCCCGGTGGCAACACTTTCTACTTCGGCCCGGTAGGAAAAGATGGCAAGGATGTGATCAAGTACTTCGCTGACCGCGGCGCTGTTTGTCCACCGGCAAAGAACGTGGCCGAGTTCATCCTGGAGACCGCCGCGAAGCCCATCAAGCGCGACGGTAAGACAGTCGACTGGAACGAAGAATGGCGTACCTCTGAGCAAAGCCGCCAGGTCAAGGAGGAAATTGAACGGATCTACAAGGAACGCCGGGACGCTACAGCCAATGAGGACCAGTCCGCGCAATACGAATTCGCTGCGCCGACTTGGCTCCAATGCTATCTTCTCACTCGTCGCGTCTTTACCCAGTACTGGCGTGACCCGTCCTACTACTACGGCAAGCTCTTCACCTCTGTTATCATCGGTATCTTCAACGGCTTCACCTTCTGGATGCTCGACAACTCCATTGCGTCCATGCAAAACCGCatgttctctctcttcctgatcatcctcctcccacccatcttcctcaactccACCCTCCCCAAGTTTTATATGAACCGCGCCCTCTGGGAAGCCCGTGAATACCCCTCTCGAATCTATGGGTGGGTCGCCTTCTGCACCGCCAACGTGGTCGCTGAGATACCCGCAGCCATCATCTCCGCCACGGTCTACTTCCTTTTGTGGTACTTCGCTGTGGGGTTCCCTGTCACCGCATCCGCCTCGGGCTATGTCTTCCTCATGAccatgctcttcttcctcttcatggCATCCTGGGGTCAATGGATTTGCGCCTTCGCCCCCTCCTTCACGGTTATCTCCAATGTGCTGCCGTTCTTCTTCGTTATGACCGGTCTCTTCAACGGTGTCGTCCGCCCCTACGATGACTACCCCGTCTTCTGGAAATACTGGATGTATTATGTCAACCCGGTAACCTGGTGGATTCGCGGCGCTATCTCCGCTATCTTCCCCAGCGTCGAGATCACCTGCGCCGCCACTGAAGCGACCCACTTCAACCCGCCCCCTGGCTCGACTTGCTCTGACTACGCCTCCAACTTCGTGAACAACATTGCCGGCGCTGGATACCTGGCTAACCCGGATGCGACAAGTGACTGTCAGTACTGCCCGTACGAGAATGGAACGCAGTACATGAGCACTCTGAATGTGCGGCCCGACGACAAGTGGCATTCTTTTGGGATCTTCCTAGCCTTTGTCATCATCAACTGGGTGCTTGTTTACTTCTTCATCTACACCGTTCGGGTGAGGAAGTGGTCATTCGGGATGGGGTCTTTGTTTGGTGGTATCGGGGCTGTGCTCAGTGGCATCAAGAATGTTTTCGCAAAGAAGAATTGA
- a CDS encoding serine hydrolase domain-containing protein (transcript_id=CADANIAT00007360), translating to MEALDRILEKATDPTSGILHGTVFIAVDRSAKIPGETIYARASGVDSVATGAEASPKPLQLNSLYWVASMTKLVTAVAAAQLIERKILDLDMDVRKYVKELEGVSGKNSAHFLREYGISALFRPKSTLLAGSGADGAEQEGYTHPLLFQPGTSWGYGAGLDWAGVLGLLKIERVTGVRLSTYIEDNIFSRLDASCTSFLHPNQQPQDKTPPPLLEMAYRTTPSPSNRNSKATNSSFTTPNPVLKPIPFLQAGPIILTYPLSHDLGGIGLFSTPADFASLLASLLRDGDRLFARGKDSTDLLLAPQLFSEYPKAGIALPAGLGRQMKRIFGVGVDARYSTVKQPVEQPEWIDRKSGIAAALFTQLMPPSDEKVTGLLISLEEALYAAVGNREGSMDQTVDRGFPHRCLFTIILYPPRITTGSISTGNQVAAELG from the exons ATGGAAGCCCTTGACAGAATCCTTGAGAAGGCTACAGACCCGACGTCGGGCATCCTACATGGTACTGTTTTCATCGCCGTCGACAGATCAG CTAAGATACCAGGCGAAACAATCTATGCGCGCGCATCCGGTGTGGATAGCGTCGCAACTGGCGCAGAAGCAAGCCCAAAACCGCTCCAGCTAAATTCGCTGTACTGGGTCGCGTCGATGACGAAGCTCGTCAcggctgttgcggctgcACAGTTAATTGAAAGGAAAATTTTGGATTTGGACATGGATGTCAGGAAGTACgtgaaagagctggagggA GTCTCAGGGAAGAACAGCGCACACTTTTTGCGGGAGTATGGTATTTCAGCCCTGTTTCGTCCCAAATCCACCTTGCTTGCAGGGTCCGGAGCTGATGGTGCTGAGCAGGAAGGCTATACACatccccttctctttcaaccAGGGACATCGTGGGGATATGGAGCTGGCCTTGACTGGGCCGGGGTGTTG GGTCTACTCAAGATTGAGCGCGTAACAGGGGTCCGACTGTCAACATACATAGAAGATAATATCTTCTCTAGACTCGACGCATCATGCACATCGTTTCTGCATCCTAATCAACAACCCCAGGATAAGACGCCGCCTCCGCTCCTGGAAATGGCCTACCGCACCacccccagccccagcaaCCGCAACAGCAAAGCGACCAATTCCTCATTCACCACTCCCAACCCCGTATTGAAGCCAATACCATTCTTGCAGGCAGGCCCCATCATTCTCACGTATCCGCTCTCCCACGATCTCGGCGGAATCGGCCTCTTCAGCACGCCCGCCGATTTTGCATCGCTTTTGGCATCTCTCCTCCGTGATGGTGACCGTCTATTCGCCAGAGGAAAAGACAGTACGGATCTCCTCTTAGCGCCGCAGTTATTCTCTGAATATCCCAAGGCAGGGATTGCGCTTCCAGCCGGCCTGGGCaggcagatgaagaggattttCGGGGTCGGAGTCGACGCCAGGTATAGCACAGTAAAACAACCGGTAGAACAACCGGAA TGGATCGACCGCAAATCAGGTATAGCAGCAGCGCTGTTTACGCAGCTGATGCCGCCGTCCGATGAGAAGGTTACAGGGCTTTTGATCTCTCTTGAGGAGGCGCTTTATGCTGCCGTTGGAAATAGAGAAGGGAGTATGGATCAGACGGTTGATCGGGGATTCCCACACC GATGTCTCTTCACCATAATCTTGTACCCACCGCGAATCACCACTGGCAGTATCTCCACAGGCAACCAAGTAGCTGCAGAGTTaggatga
- a CDS encoding uncharacterized protein (transcript_id=CADANIAT00007361), with amino-acid sequence MESEDEDLRAAIAASLADAPPPERAINHETSVVDLTADSDDDVIPIFPKSKSVVGSDTSRDASIIENAEDDEDLKLAIALSLQSPAGQGDSSTSEPNSIPPPERKEKETSEPKATGHAFPGLDRKKMEEERLARLAKRKAQSPAAEQRELKQPRTRSQPDASSVHTHTAMQPVAPTSVSGVQFSVGTVKKTFASGHRRLDDDIKIEEVLQSSDLELGVLSSFMWDIDWLFSKVNMEKSRLLLIMQAKDEATSVFLIDLPEKDGSTSDCSTSFYKDLVYFLKASTLHENIIRKLEDFDFSKTSQFAFVHTIGGSHWEDSWKETGYCGLGRSLSSLGLQANKPINLDFVVRFQNLYTQQTLTAQTSSLGSITPDFMRCIYLAAQGDSGLTELSFRTAKSFPAKSLADPRCLLPASVADEWKERVRVYFPSENTVLQSKGGPNSAGTICFQERWFENGKFPKNVLRDCVSVREGLVMHNKVSIYCTAEMRAMLMDKDSGSISLRPDKKAAEAQLSELGMRRRDSSS; translated from the exons ATGGAGTcagaggatgaagatcttAGAGCAGCAATTGCCGCTTCCTTGGCAGACGCACCTCCTCCTGAGAGAGCCATAAATCATGAAACGTCTGTGGTTGATTTGACGGCAGACAGTGATGACGACGTGATACCAATCTTTCCCAAGTCCAAGTCGGTCGTTGGCTCAGACACCAGTCGCGACGCAAGCATTATTGAGAATgcggaagacgatgaggatctGAAATTGGCTATTGCATTATCTTTGCAGAGCCCTGCAGGACAAGGCGACTCGTCCACATCGGAGCCTAACTCTATCCCTCCAccagagaggaaagagaaggagacATCTGAGCCTAAAGCCACCGGACATGCTTTCCCTGGCTTAGATCGcaagaagatggaagaggagCGCCTTGCACGTCTTGCAAAAAGGAAAGCCCAGTCTCCTGCCGCTGAGCAACGTGAGCTGAAGCAACCGCGTACGAGGTCTCAACCAGATGCCAGCAGTGTACACACCCACACAGCAATGCAGCCGGTGGCACCGACATCTGTGTCCGGTGTTCAGTTTTCAGTCGGCACTGTCAAGAAGACATTTGCTTCCGGCCATCGCAGGTTGGATGATGATATCAAGATCGAAGAAGTCTTGCAAAGCTCAGATCTGGAGCTTGGAGTTTTAAGCTCGTTCATGTGGGACATAGATTGGCTCTTCTCGAAGGTGAACATGGAAAAGAGTCGATTGCTACTGATCATGCAAGCCAAGGATGAGGCTACT AGCGTCTTCCTGATTGATCTTCCTGAAAAAGATGGCTCGACGTCTGATTGCTCGACGAGTTTTTACAAGGACCTCGTCTACTTCCTCAAGGCTAGCACCTTGCATGAGAACATCATTCGGAAgcttgaggactttgacttTAGCAAGACTTCGCAATTTGCATTTGTGCATACAAT TGGTGGCTCGCACTGGGAAGATTCATGGAAGGAAACCGGTTACTGCGGTCTAGGCCGCTCATTATCATCTCTCGGATTGCAAGCCAATAAGCCAATAAATCTTGATTTCGTGGTACGCTTCCAAAACCTTTATACTCAGCAAACACTAACGGCACAGACATCCTCTCTAGGCTCTATAACCCCCGACTTCATGAGATGCATATACCTTGCTGCTCAAG GGGACTCCGGTCTCACAGAACTAAGCTTTCGCACAGCAAAATCATTTCCTGCCAAATCTCTTGCTGACCCACGTTGCCTTCTCCCTGCTTCTGTAGCGGACGAATGGAAAGAGAGGGTCCGCGTCTATTTTCCGTCCGAGAACACTGTTCTCCAGTCTAAAGGAGGCCCAAATTCCGCGGGGACAATATGCTTTCAAGAACGATGGTTCGAGAACGGCAAGTTCCCCAAAAATGTACTAAGAGACTGCGTCAGTGTGAGAGAGGGTCTCGTCATGCACAATAAGGTATCTATCTATTGTACAGCTGAGATGAGGGCAATGCTAATGGATAAAGATTCT GGGTCGATTAGTCTACGACCGGACAAAAAAGCAGCCGAAGCTCAACTGTCGGAATTGGGAATGCGGCGTCGTGATTCCAGTAGTTGA
- a CDS encoding uncharacterized protein (transcript_id=CADANIAT00007362), with protein sequence MAETLGLHGLNLDLPFPAATKRVSGNINGIHTDVMTIKFSDKIMITISQKGRLGHWLHVPLENKNPGTEGQHRIPDPANDGLLPLSNLTATSILGGRAPGHEIVGQLYARQIASAIVTKTPNENRLLVVGLGLETAEADRDVFFAVIDLVLQCI encoded by the exons ATGGCAGAAACACTCGGGCTACACGGCCTTAACTTGGACCTTCCTTTCCCCGCAGCTACCAAGCGAGTATCTGGGAATATCAATGGAATCCACACAGATGTCATGACCATCAAGTTCAGTGATAAAATCATGATTACAATATCACAAAAAGGCCGACTTGGCCATTGG CTCCATGTTCCACTGGAAAACAAAAACCCAGGCACAGAAGGCCAGCATAGAATTCCAGATCCTGCGAATGATGGTCTTCTTCCGTTGAGTAATTTGACGGCTACGTCGATTCTTGGGGGTCGTGCTCCGGGACACGAAATTGTTGGTCAGCTATATGCCCGTCAGATAGCGAGTGCCATTGTCACCAAGACACCAAACGAGAACCGCTTGCTGGTTGTCGGACTAGGATTAGAAACAGCCGAAGCCGACCGAGACGTGTTCTTCGCTGTCATAGACCTTGTCCTTCAGTGCATCTAA